Proteins found in one Campylobacter concisus genomic segment:
- a CDS encoding DUF799 domain-containing protein: MKNSLKFIAAIFLVVFFTGCSIKEPEPYDYSEFLQKRPHSILVLMPTNDSTEISGPAAVLANAVAPLSEAGYYVFPVALVNDTFKLNGITEPSEIAAVPLNKLDKIFHADSVLYINIKDYGTSYAVISSSTKVVLEAKLIDIKSGATLWQGSAMAAEDSSSGQSSLLGMLVSAVISQVANTISDRSYDLAVMADAYLFSRDCHNCILYGPYSPYYGKDAQLHKDR, from the coding sequence ATGAAAAATAGCCTGAAATTTATAGCCGCCATATTTTTGGTAGTATTTTTTACGGGTTGCTCTATAAAAGAGCCTGAGCCATACGACTACTCAGAATTTTTACAAAAAAGACCTCACTCTATCTTAGTGCTTATGCCAACAAACGATAGCACAGAAATTTCAGGTCCAGCTGCTGTTTTGGCAAATGCAGTCGCACCATTAAGTGAAGCAGGGTACTACGTATTTCCAGTAGCTCTTGTAAATGATACCTTTAAGCTAAATGGCATAACCGAGCCAAGCGAGATCGCAGCCGTGCCACTAAATAAGCTTGATAAAATTTTCCATGCAGATAGTGTGCTTTACATAAATATAAAAGATTATGGTACGAGCTATGCAGTCATCTCAAGCTCAACAAAGGTTGTCCTTGAAGCAAAGCTTATCGATATAAAAAGCGGCGCTACTCTTTGGCAAGGCAGTGCTATGGCAGCAGAAGATAGCAGCAGCGGTCAAAGTAGCCTACTTGGCATGTTAGTCTCAGCTGTCATCTCGCAGGTGGCAAATACCATCTCAGATAGATCATACGATCTAGCAGTGATGGCAGATGCTTATTTATTTTCAAGAGATTGCCATAACTGCATACTTTATGGACCATATTCGCCGTATTATGGCAAAGATGCACAGCTTCATAAAGATAGATAA
- a CDS encoding DUF4810 domain-containing protein — MASKIKLAGLALFVLFLAGCGHSNAPRSLYYWDGSYSSSLYSYLNEEGDTNEQISRLENLVQISTQKGYKIAPGVYAHLGLLYLNNGNLGAANANFDKEVENFPESREYINFIKGSKNLTPKKVEQKEGANNEK, encoded by the coding sequence ATGGCAAGTAAAATAAAGCTTGCTGGCCTCGCGCTTTTTGTGCTATTTTTAGCGGGTTGCGGCCATTCAAACGCTCCAAGATCGCTTTATTATTGGGATGGATCATATAGTAGCTCGCTATATAGCTATCTAAATGAAGAGGGCGATACAAACGAGCAAATTTCACGCTTAGAAAATTTGGTGCAGATATCAACACAAAAGGGCTACAAGATCGCTCCTGGCGTATACGCACACCTTGGACTTTTGTATCTAAATAACGGAAATTTAGGCGCTGCAAATGCAAATTTTGACAAAGAAGTAGAGAATTTCCCAGAGTCAAGGGAGTATATAAATTTCATCAAAGGCTCTAAAAATTTAACTCCAAAAAAAGTAGAGCAAAAAGAGGGGGCAAATAATGAAAAATAG
- a CDS encoding CsgG/HfaB family protein, whose translation MKNIFKFGAVLLTAALFAGCASESSRVVETPKVASYGTVYNGQKISVSIGRFNNQSAYQNGVFADGEDRLGNQAQSILITNLQQSGRFLVLDRSNMKVTKQESELSKTAQNLKGARYVITGDVTEFGRKTTGDHQLFGILGKGKQQTAYSKVNLNIVDTRTAEVVYSVSGAGEYTLSNREIIGFGGTAGYDSTLNGKVLSLAIIEAVNNLVNGIESGAWQVK comes from the coding sequence ATGAAAAATATATTTAAATTTGGTGCAGTTTTGCTTACGGCAGCTCTTTTTGCTGGATGTGCGAGTGAGAGCTCAAGGGTTGTTGAGACTCCAAAAGTAGCAAGCTACGGCACAGTTTACAATGGTCAAAAAATTTCAGTTTCGATAGGCCGATTTAATAATCAATCAGCTTACCAAAATGGTGTATTTGCTGATGGCGAGGATAGGCTTGGCAACCAAGCTCAAAGCATTTTGATCACAAATTTACAGCAAAGTGGTAGATTTTTGGTGCTTGATAGATCAAATATGAAAGTGACCAAACAAGAGAGCGAGCTAAGTAAAACTGCTCAAAATCTAAAAGGTGCAAGATACGTGATAACTGGTGATGTGACCGAGTTTGGACGAAAAACTACGGGCGATCATCAGCTATTTGGCATACTTGGCAAAGGTAAGCAACAAACTGCCTATTCAAAGGTAAATTTAAATATCGTTGATACCAGAACAGCTGAGGTTGTCTATTCGGTTAGCGGTGCTGGCGAATACACCCTTTCAAACAGAGAGATCATCGGCTTTGGTGGCACAGCAGGATACGACTCTACGCTAAATGGCAAGGTTTTAAGCCTAGCTATTATTGAAGCGGTAAATAATCTAGTAAATGGCATAGAAAGTGGAGCATGGCAAGTAAAATAA
- a CDS encoding MATE family efflux transporter: MVNKIKDQNTKFFSNADLAKLFFPIAVEQFLEYSLGLANSLMAASVSESAVSAISLVEFVMALFISIFTAIATGGSVVASQYLGNKQSGNAKITANQLVWFSFIFALFIAAVIIVLKDIILDYVFGDIGEQVRHDASHYLVFSAISAPFLAVYAAAAAIFRTMSNAKLPMYIMAAANLLNVLLTAISIYTFHTGILGIAISTLIAKMLACFVIVYLLLDIRLKLHIRKSFIYKFDYEIIKKILNIGVPYGFENSMFYVGRIIVLSLVSLFGTASIAANAVGGTIVMFQVLPGMAIGTGLSVVVSRCIGANDFAQAKFYVRKSMISIYIVQLFSTAVILLLLEPLLLVYNLSEEAINLTRQIVWYHGIAMCLIWPLAYTYPTVFRAAGDAKYPMIVNLVCMFACRVILAYIFALTFDLGMIGTWFAMFADWAVKAVLFTIRYLKGTWMKFKAI, from the coding sequence ATGGTAAACAAAATCAAAGATCAAAATACAAAATTTTTCTCAAATGCCGACCTTGCAAAGCTATTTTTCCCTATTGCGGTTGAGCAGTTTTTAGAGTATAGCTTAGGGCTTGCAAACTCGCTAATGGCAGCAAGTGTTAGTGAAAGCGCTGTAAGTGCGATTAGTCTTGTGGAATTTGTCATGGCGCTTTTTATTAGCATATTTACTGCTATAGCTACTGGCGGCTCAGTGGTTGCTAGCCAGTATCTTGGTAATAAACAAAGTGGCAATGCCAAAATCACAGCAAATCAGCTCGTTTGGTTTAGTTTTATCTTTGCCCTTTTTATCGCAGCGGTCATCATAGTTTTAAAAGATATTATCCTAGATTATGTCTTTGGTGATATTGGTGAGCAAGTAAGGCATGATGCTAGCCACTATCTTGTTTTCTCGGCCATTTCCGCGCCATTTTTAGCTGTCTATGCAGCAGCTGCGGCGATCTTTCGCACGATGTCAAATGCCAAGCTTCCTATGTATATTATGGCGGCTGCAAATTTATTAAACGTACTTCTAACTGCCATTAGTATTTATACATTTCATACTGGTATTTTAGGTATTGCCATCAGTACGCTTATAGCCAAGATGCTTGCTTGCTTTGTTATAGTCTATTTGCTTCTTGATATAAGACTAAAACTTCACATAAGAAAGAGCTTCATCTATAAATTTGACTACGAAATCATCAAGAAAATTTTAAACATCGGCGTACCTTATGGCTTTGAAAATTCGATGTTTTATGTGGGTCGTATCATCGTTTTGAGTCTTGTTTCACTCTTTGGTACAGCAAGTATCGCTGCAAATGCCGTGGGAGGGACGATCGTGATGTTTCAAGTGCTCCCTGGCATGGCGATAGGCACAGGCCTAAGCGTCGTAGTGTCTAGATGCATCGGCGCAAACGACTTTGCTCAGGCTAAATTTTACGTAAGAAAATCAATGATAAGCATCTACATCGTGCAGCTTTTTAGCACAGCAGTAATTTTGCTTTTACTTGAGCCATTGCTTCTTGTTTATAATCTCTCGGAAGAAGCCATAAATTTAACAAGGCAGATCGTCTGGTATCACGGTATCGCTATGTGTCTTATTTGGCCACTTGCCTACACATATCCGACCGTTTTTCGTGCTGCTGGGGACGCTAAATATCCGATGATTGTAAATTTAGTTTGCATGTTTGCTTGTAGAGTCATATTGGCCTATATTTTTGCACTTACATTTGATCTTGGTATGATAGGTACTTGGTTTGCAATGTTTGCTGACTGGGCTGTAAAGGCGGTGCTTTTTACAATTAGATATCTAAAAGGTACATGGATGAAATTTAAAGCTATTTAA
- a CDS encoding acetyl-CoA carboxylase biotin carboxylase subunit, with protein sequence MELKRILIANRGEIALRALRTIKEMGKEAVVVYSTADKDALYVKYADVAICIGKERSSDSYLNIPAIISAAEISEADAIFPGYGFLSENQNFVEICSHHKIKFIGPSVAAMALMSDKSKAKQVMQRAGVPVIPGSDGAVADTKAAKELAKKIGYPVILKAAAGGGGRGMRVVEKEADLEKAFWSAESEAMSAFGDGTMYMEKYILNPRHIEVQVIGDSHGNVLHIGERDCSMQRRHQKLIEESPAILLDEKTRERLHETAIKAAKAIGYEGAGTFEFLVDKNLDFYFIEMNTRLQVEHTVSEMVSGLDIIELMIKVAEGEALPSQESIELKGHAIECRITAEDPNTFTPCPGKITKYVCPGGRNVRMDSHIYQDYSIPPYYDSMIGKLVVWDTDRNRAIHKMKVALDQLIINGIKTTKDFHIAMMENKDFLSNNYDTNYLSRH encoded by the coding sequence ATGGAATTAAAAAGAATTTTAATCGCAAACCGAGGCGAAATCGCTCTTCGTGCTTTGCGAACGATAAAGGAGATGGGTAAAGAAGCTGTTGTAGTCTATTCAACCGCTGATAAAGACGCACTTTACGTAAAATATGCCGACGTAGCCATTTGCATCGGCAAAGAGCGCTCAAGCGACAGCTATCTAAATATCCCAGCTATCATAAGTGCAGCTGAGATCAGCGAAGCAGACGCTATTTTTCCTGGTTATGGCTTTCTAAGTGAAAATCAAAATTTTGTTGAAATTTGCTCACACCACAAGATCAAATTTATAGGACCAAGTGTCGCTGCAATGGCTTTAATGAGTGATAAAAGTAAGGCAAAGCAAGTCATGCAAAGAGCTGGCGTACCAGTCATACCTGGCTCAGACGGTGCTGTGGCTGACACAAAAGCAGCAAAAGAGCTAGCTAAAAAGATAGGCTATCCAGTCATATTAAAAGCTGCAGCAGGTGGTGGCGGACGTGGTATGCGCGTGGTTGAAAAAGAGGCTGATTTAGAAAAAGCATTTTGGTCTGCTGAGAGCGAGGCGATGAGTGCATTTGGCGATGGCACAATGTATATGGAAAAATATATCCTAAACCCACGCCACATCGAAGTTCAAGTAATTGGCGATAGCCATGGCAATGTGCTTCATATCGGCGAGCGTGATTGCTCTATGCAGCGTCGCCACCAAAAACTAATCGAAGAGAGTCCAGCTATTCTGCTTGACGAAAAGACAAGAGAGAGACTTCACGAAACTGCCATAAAGGCGGCAAAAGCGATCGGCTACGAGGGAGCTGGTACGTTTGAATTTTTGGTTGATAAAAATTTAGACTTTTATTTCATTGAGATGAATACAAGACTTCAAGTTGAACACACAGTGAGCGAAATGGTAAGCGGACTTGATATCATCGAGCTTATGATAAAAGTGGCTGAAGGCGAGGCACTACCATCACAAGAGAGCATTGAGCTAAAAGGTCATGCGATCGAGTGCAGGATAACAGCTGAAGATCCAAATACATTTACGCCGTGTCCTGGAAAGATCACAAAATATGTCTGCCCAGGTGGCCGCAATGTAAGAATGGATAGCCATATCTATCAAGACTACTCGATACCGCCGTATTACGATAGTATGATCGGCAAACTTGTGGTTTGGGACACTGATAGAAATAGGGCGATCCATAAGATGAAAGTAGCTCTTGATCAACTCATAATAAATGGCATAAAAACAACAAAAGATTTTCACATCGCTATGATGGAAAACAAAGACTTTTTAAGCAATAACTACGATACAAATTATCTTTCAAGACACTAA
- the accB gene encoding acetyl-CoA carboxylase biotin carboxyl carrier protein, with translation MKKEDIKELIEFFNDMEMNHIKIKSGDFEVELEKFSDYCAPAKPAAQAPTPAPVNVVVNSEVKPAANSPKDSIKSPMVGTFYAAPSPGAAPFVKVGQRVRKGDVVGIIEAMKIMNEIEAEFDCQITEMLVSDGQPVEFGLPLFGVEKN, from the coding sequence ATGAAAAAAGAAGATATAAAAGAGCTTATCGAATTTTTTAATGATATGGAGATGAATCATATCAAAATAAAAAGTGGTGATTTTGAGGTAGAGCTTGAAAAATTTTCAGATTATTGCGCGCCTGCTAAACCAGCAGCACAAGCGCCAACTCCAGCACCTGTAAATGTAGTCGTTAATTCAGAGGTAAAACCAGCTGCAAACTCACCAAAAGATAGCATAAAATCTCCTATGGTAGGTACTTTCTACGCTGCTCCAAGCCCAGGTGCCGCTCCATTTGTAAAAGTAGGTCAAAGAGTAAGGAAAGGCGATGTAGTAGGCATCATCGAGGCTATGAAGATAATGAACGAGATCGAGGCTGAGTTTGACTGCCAGATCACTGAGATGCTAGTCTCTGACGGACAGCCAGTTGAGTTTGGATTGCCGTTATTTGGCGTGGAGAAAAATTAA
- a CDS encoding DUF3737 family protein: MQEKNAEIFTGERAMFGARSVNFTNCIFEDGESPLKHSSNLKLNECVFAYKYPLWYASDVTLNGGYLEPLARAGMWYSANLSFKDALINAPKSFRKSSQISLENVNFSDASETLWGCADVKIKNVFARGDYFGANSENLEINGLNLDGNYCFDGCKNVHITNSKLISKDAFWNCENVTAQNCLISGEYLAWNSKNVTLISCTIKSLQALCYVENLIVKGCIFMDTSLAFEYSSVDVSTSGAIKSIKNPKSGVIRAAKIDEIIIDESLVDTKGIKIIITEK; this comes from the coding sequence ATGCAAGAGAAAAATGCAGAAATTTTTACTGGCGAGCGTGCGATGTTTGGGGCAAGAAGTGTAAATTTTACAAACTGTATCTTTGAGGATGGCGAGTCGCCGCTAAAGCACAGCTCAAATTTAAAGCTAAATGAGTGCGTTTTTGCCTACAAATACCCACTTTGGTACGCAAGTGATGTCACGCTAAATGGCGGATACTTGGAGCCTCTAGCAAGAGCTGGCATGTGGTACAGTGCAAATTTAAGCTTCAAAGACGCGCTCATCAACGCTCCAAAAAGCTTTAGAAAAAGCTCGCAAATTTCGCTAGAAAATGTAAATTTCTCAGATGCTAGTGAAACACTTTGGGGATGCGCGGATGTGAAGATAAAAAACGTCTTTGCTAGGGGCGATTACTTTGGGGCAAATAGCGAAAATTTAGAGATCAATGGGCTAAATTTAGACGGGAACTACTGCTTTGATGGTTGTAAAAATGTCCATATCACAAACTCAAAGCTCATCTCAAAAGATGCATTTTGGAACTGCGAAAACGTGACCGCACAAAACTGCCTAATCTCAGGTGAATATCTAGCTTGGAACTCAAAAAATGTAACGCTCATAAGCTGCACGATAAAGAGTCTGCAAGCACTTTGTTACGTGGAAAATTTGATCGTAAAAGGTTGCATTTTTATGGACACGAGTCTTGCGTTTGAATATTCAAGTGTCGATGTAAGCACAAGCGGAGCGATAAAAAGCATAAAAAATCCAAAAAGTGGCGTGATAAGGGCAGCAAAGATAGATGAGATCATCATCGATGAAAGTTTAGTTGATACTAAAGGCATTAAGATAATTATTACTGAAAAATAA
- the dcd gene encoding dCTP deaminase codes for MGLKSDSWIRKMSVEKNMIVPFAEEQVGRGVVSYGVSSYGYDIRVGDEFKIFTNIGGTVVDPKNFDEKNVVDFKGDVCIVPPNSFALARTIEYFNMPDNVLAICLGKSTYARCGIIVNVTPFEPGFKGHITIEISNTTPLPAKIYANEGIAQVLFIEGDEPCEVTYADKNGKYQAQEGITLPRILK; via the coding sequence ATGGGTTTAAAGTCAGATTCTTGGATAAGAAAAATGTCTGTTGAGAAAAATATGATAGTGCCATTTGCTGAGGAACAAGTGGGTCGTGGCGTCGTTAGTTACGGCGTTTCTAGCTACGGCTACGATATCCGCGTTGGTGATGAATTTAAAATTTTTACAAACATCGGCGGAACCGTAGTCGATCCTAAAAATTTCGACGAAAAAAACGTAGTAGATTTTAAGGGAGACGTCTGCATCGTCCCGCCAAATTCGTTCGCTCTGGCGCGCACTATAGAGTATTTTAACATGCCAGATAACGTACTAGCGATCTGCCTTGGCAAAAGCACCTACGCAAGGTGCGGCATCATCGTAAACGTCACGCCTTTTGAGCCAGGATTTAAGGGGCATATCACGATAGAAATTTCAAACACGACTCCACTTCCTGCAAAAATTTATGCGAACGAAGGCATCGCACAGGTGCTATTTATCGAGGGTGACGAGCCTTGCGAGGTAACCTATGCTGACAAAAATGGTAAATATCAAGCTCAAGAAGGCATCACACTGCCAAGAATTTTGAAATAA
- the pseB gene encoding UDP-N-acetylglucosamine 4,6-dehydratase (inverting) has protein sequence MFNDKSILITGGTGSFGKKYTEILLKKYKPKRLVIYSRDELKQYEMAQVFKDKAMRFFIGDVRDYKRLRTAMNGVDYVIHAAAMKHVPIAEYNPMECIKTNIDGAQNVIDASLECGVSKVIALSTDKACNPVNLYGATKLASDKLFVAANNIVGDKKTRFSVVRYGNVVGSRGSVVPLFKKLIAQGEKELPITHEKMTRFWITLEQGVNFVLKNFERMKGGEIFIPKIPSMTMVDLAKALAPELGVKIIGIRPGEKMHEMMISRDDAHLTYEFDDYYVISPSIQFLTAQDFSTNALHQKGKPVSEDFEYSSNTNKIWLDRAGLLEMIGDAK, from the coding sequence ATGTTTAATGATAAATCAATACTAATCACCGGCGGAACAGGAAGTTTTGGTAAAAAGTACACCGAAATTTTGTTAAAAAAATACAAGCCAAAAAGGCTAGTTATCTACTCACGCGATGAGCTAAAGCAATACGAAATGGCCCAGGTCTTTAAAGACAAGGCCATGCGTTTTTTTATCGGCGACGTGAGGGACTATAAGCGCTTGAGAACTGCGATGAACGGCGTAGACTACGTCATCCACGCAGCTGCGATGAAACACGTGCCAATCGCAGAATACAACCCAATGGAGTGCATCAAAACAAACATTGACGGCGCTCAAAACGTCATAGACGCCTCTTTGGAGTGTGGCGTTAGCAAGGTGATCGCTCTCTCAACCGATAAAGCTTGCAATCCTGTAAATTTGTATGGAGCCACAAAGCTAGCAAGCGATAAGCTCTTTGTTGCTGCAAATAATATTGTTGGGGATAAAAAGACAAGATTTAGCGTCGTAAGATATGGAAATGTCGTTGGCTCTCGTGGATCAGTCGTGCCGCTCTTTAAAAAACTGATCGCACAAGGTGAAAAAGAACTTCCTATCACGCATGAGAAGATGACCAGGTTTTGGATCACGCTTGAACAAGGTGTAAATTTCGTCCTTAAAAACTTTGAGAGGATGAAAGGCGGCGAAATTTTCATACCAAAGATCCCATCTATGACGATGGTCGATCTTGCAAAAGCCCTTGCACCAGAGCTTGGCGTCAAGATCATAGGCATTCGCCCAGGCGAAAAGATGCATGAGATGATGATCTCAAGAGACGACGCGCATCTTACATACGAATTTGATGATTACTACGTTATTAGTCCGTCTATCCAGTTTTTAACAGCGCAAGACTTCTCGACAAATGCTCTTCATCAAAAGGGCAAACCAGTGAGCGAGGACTTTGAATATAGCTCAAATACAAATAAAATTTGGCTCGATAGAGCAGGCCTTCTTGAGATGATAGGAGATGCTAAATGA
- the pseC gene encoding UDP-4-amino-4,6-dideoxy-N-acetyl-beta-L-altrosamine transaminase: MIPYSRQQITEEDIKVVADALRDDILTGGQKVSKFEEELAKYVGVKHVIAMNSATSALHVAYLSLGVKAGDEVITTPITFAATANAALMAGAQVKFCDVKANGNIDEEKIPALITPKTKAITAVDYGGNPVELDKIINLAKKHGIKVIDDASHALGSVQKGVKVGVKADISIFSFHPVKPITTLEGGALATNDDELARLARLYRSHGITKTKLWDSDMSLLGYNYRITDVACALGLSQLKRLDDFIAKRNEIAKFYDEKFSGCEYLKTTKIPANTTSSRHLYPVLLDEKFWDKKEQIFEELLQKGVGVQVHYKPTYKFSFYKALLGEISLPNAEKFYSAELSIPCHHGMSVDDAKFVASTLFDVLKSFSEQK, encoded by the coding sequence ATGATCCCTTACAGCCGTCAGCAGATCACAGAAGAAGATATCAAGGTAGTAGCAGATGCACTAAGAGACGACATCTTAACAGGTGGTCAAAAGGTCAGTAAATTTGAAGAGGAGCTGGCAAAGTATGTTGGCGTAAAGCACGTGATCGCTATGAACTCAGCCACTTCGGCCCTTCACGTAGCCTATCTTAGCCTTGGTGTAAAGGCTGGCGATGAAGTGATCACGACGCCCATCACCTTTGCAGCCACTGCAAATGCAGCTTTGATGGCAGGAGCGCAGGTCAAATTTTGCGACGTAAAAGCAAATGGCAACATCGATGAAGAGAAAATTCCAGCTCTAATCACTCCAAAGACAAAGGCGATAACTGCGGTTGATTACGGTGGCAACCCTGTGGAGCTAGATAAGATCATAAATTTAGCCAAAAAACACGGCATAAAAGTGATAGATGACGCCTCTCATGCCCTTGGTAGCGTGCAAAAAGGCGTAAAAGTGGGCGTTAAGGCTGATATTAGCATATTTAGCTTTCATCCAGTAAAGCCTATCACCACGCTTGAGGGCGGCGCGCTTGCTACAAACGACGATGAGCTCGCAAGGCTAGCAAGGCTATATAGAAGCCACGGCATCACCAAAACAAAGCTTTGGGATAGCGACATGAGCTTGCTTGGATACAACTACAGGATCACAGACGTGGCCTGCGCTTTGGGGCTTAGCCAGCTAAAAAGACTGGACGACTTTATCGCCAAAAGAAATGAGATAGCTAAATTTTATGATGAGAAATTTAGCGGGTGCGAGTATCTTAAAACTACAAAGATTCCAGCAAATACAACTAGCTCAAGGCACCTATATCCAGTGCTTTTGGATGAGAAATTTTGGGATAAAAAAGAGCAAATTTTTGAAGAGCTTTTGCAAAAGGGCGTTGGTGTGCAGGTGCACTACAAGCCAACATATAAATTTAGCTTTTATAAAGCGCTCCTTGGCGAAATTTCACTACCAAATGCGGAGAAATTTTATAGCGCTGAGCTTAGCATCCCTTGCCATCACGGCATGAGCGTGGATGATGCTAAATTTGTCGCAAGTACGCTTTTTGACGTGCTAAAAAGCTTTAGTGAGCAAAAATGA
- the pseF gene encoding pseudaminic acid cytidylyltransferase, translating to MICIIPARGGSKRIPGKNIKDFLGKPLIAYSIEAALNSKVFSEVIVSTDDEMIANVAREFGASVPFFREASLSDDYATSTDVIKDAIRRTNSSFSDVCCLYATAPLITAEILKEAADEFKKQECKFLFSATAFDFPIQRAIKLDENARVSMFYPQFEKTRSQDLEPAFHDAGAFYFGKKEAWLECSALFAPHSKAYLLPRNLVCDIDTIEDFEFAKKLYLINNGKI from the coding sequence ATGATCTGCATCATACCAGCAAGAGGCGGTAGCAAGAGGATACCTGGCAAAAATATCAAAGACTTTTTAGGCAAGCCTTTAATCGCATATAGCATCGAGGCTGCGCTAAATTCTAAAGTTTTTAGCGAAGTAATAGTAAGCACCGATGACGAAATGATCGCAAATGTGGCTAGAGAATTTGGAGCTAGTGTGCCATTTTTTAGGGAGGCGAGCTTAAGCGATGACTACGCGACGAGCACTGACGTGATAAAAGACGCGATAAGGCGCACAAATTCTAGCTTTAGTGACGTCTGCTGCCTTTATGCCACAGCACCGCTTATAACGGCTGAAATTTTAAAAGAAGCCGCAGACGAGTTTAAAAAGCAGGAGTGTAAATTTTTATTTTCAGCAACTGCGTTTGATTTTCCTATACAAAGGGCGATAAAACTTGACGAAAACGCTAGAGTTAGCATGTTTTATCCGCAGTTTGAAAAGACGCGCTCACAAGATCTTGAGCCTGCGTTTCATGACGCTGGGGCATTTTATTTTGGCAAAAAAGAGGCTTGGCTGGAGTGTAGTGCCTTGTTTGCACCACACTCAAAGGCATATTTACTACCAAGAAATTTAGTCTGTGACATCGATACGATAGAAGATTTTGAGTTTGCTAAAAAGCTTTATTTGATAAATAACGGAAAGATCTGA
- the pseG gene encoding UDP-2,4-diacetamido-2,4,6-trideoxy-beta-L-altropyranose hydrolase, translated as MKEFKGLPLLKTLVRADSSSKIGHGHIRRDLLLAKKSSDISFASLRLDGDIFDEINYPKFTLTSSEIDELCELIKDNKFELLIIDHYGFSFEDERAIKEKTDVKILSFDDTYEKHCSDYILNVNLYAQKARYEGLVEKSCEVFCGSEFLLVRDEFYEEAQVKREKIYDYAIILGGTDISGLSAKISEKLLLKGLKTAVITTSGNKNLSALKEISSKNENFSLFVDSKSVARLMNEAKMLIITASSLVNEAYVLGAKFKAICVADNQKEIFAWLKENGYEAYWGDEICLSL; from the coding sequence TTGAAAGAATTTAAAGGACTCCCCCTGCTAAAAACGCTCGTGCGCGCTGATAGTAGCAGCAAGATAGGGCATGGGCACATCAGGCGAGACCTTTTGCTTGCTAAAAAATCTAGCGACATCTCATTTGCTTCACTAAGACTAGATGGTGATATTTTTGATGAGATAAACTACCCTAAATTTACTCTAACAAGCAGCGAGATAGATGAACTTTGCGAACTTATAAAAGATAATAAATTTGAGCTTCTTATCATCGACCACTACGGCTTTAGCTTTGAAGACGAAAGAGCTATAAAAGAAAAAACCGACGTTAAAATTTTATCATTTGACGACACTTATGAAAAACATTGCTCAGACTACATTTTAAACGTAAATTTATATGCGCAAAAGGCAAGATATGAGGGGCTAGTAGAAAAAAGCTGTGAGGTATTTTGCGGGAGTGAGTTTTTGCTAGTTAGAGATGAGTTTTATGAAGAAGCGCAGGTAAAAAGGGAGAAAATTTACGACTACGCTATCATTCTTGGAGGCACTGATATCTCAGGGCTAAGTGCTAAAATTTCAGAAAAACTGCTCTTAAAAGGGCTAAAAACAGCCGTCATAACAACTAGCGGAAATAAAAACTTAAGCGCACTAAAAGAGATATCTAGTAAAAATGAAAATTTTAGCCTTTTTGTAGATAGTAAAAGCGTAGCAAGGCTGATGAATGAAGCCAAAATGCTCATCATAACAGCAAGCTCGCTTGTAAATGAGGCTTACGTTTTGGGAGCTAAATTTAAAGCCATTTGTGTAGCGGATAATCAAAAAGAGATATTTGCTTGGCTCAAAGAAAATGGGTATGAGGCTTACTGGGGAGATGAAATTTGTTTGAGCTTATAA